The proteins below are encoded in one region of Effusibacillus dendaii:
- a CDS encoding ATP-dependent DNA ligase, with amino-acid sequence MPLQPIVPFEPIRTDQFPEGPQWAAQVKWDGVRILSYYDGREHRLFNRKLNERTFHYPELSEIREYCSAKSVILDGEIIALRDGKPSFYEVMRRDGITNLQNVDSIQQAVPVTYMIFDVLYLNGEWITSYPLSKRQQILDRIITPKSSVQLVENFDNAQALYQVVKQQEMEGVVLKDLTSTYEINGKDSRWRKIKFYRDLIAVVGGVTLRDRIVNSLLLGLFDSKGRFWYIGHAGTGKLTQKDWADVTEGIRPLIQPAMPFENKPPRLKDTLWLKPELTVKIHFAEWIDGHLLRQPSIQSFVDVAAGKCTFPVEELKTFKGRDP; translated from the coding sequence ATGCCACTTCAACCGATTGTTCCGTTCGAACCCATACGTACAGATCAATTTCCTGAGGGCCCTCAATGGGCGGCCCAAGTGAAATGGGATGGGGTTCGGATATTGAGCTACTACGATGGCCGCGAACACAGACTGTTTAATCGAAAATTAAACGAACGAACCTTTCACTATCCCGAACTGTCTGAGATCAGGGAGTATTGTTCGGCGAAGTCTGTCATATTGGACGGAGAAATAATCGCCCTCCGGGATGGAAAACCTTCTTTTTATGAGGTTATGAGAAGAGACGGCATAACCAATCTCCAAAACGTTGACTCCATCCAACAGGCAGTACCCGTCACGTACATGATTTTTGACGTTCTCTATCTGAACGGTGAGTGGATAACCTCTTACCCATTATCGAAACGGCAGCAAATCCTTGACCGTATTATCACCCCAAAGTCCAGCGTTCAACTGGTCGAGAATTTTGACAACGCACAGGCTTTGTACCAAGTTGTCAAACAACAGGAAATGGAAGGGGTTGTTCTCAAAGATCTGACCAGTACATATGAAATCAACGGGAAAGATTCGCGATGGCGAAAAATTAAATTTTACCGGGATTTAATAGCGGTAGTGGGCGGGGTCACTCTCAGAGATCGTATTGTGAATTCACTGCTCCTGGGTTTATTCGATTCGAAAGGCCGCTTCTGGTATATTGGCCACGCGGGAACCGGCAAACTGACACAAAAAGACTGGGCCGATGTAACGGAGGGCATAAGGCCGCTCATTCAACCGGCGATGCCTTTCGAAAACAAACCCCCACGCTTAAAAGACACTCTCTGGCTGAAACCGGAACTCACTGTCAAAATTCATTTTGCCGAGTGGATTGACGGTCACTTACTGAGACAGCCCAGCATCCAATCTTTTGTGGATGTTGCGGCGGGTAAATGTACATTCCCGGTTGAGGAACTAAAAACGTTCAAGGGAAGAGACCCTTGA
- a CDS encoding long-chain-fatty-acid--CoA ligase: MITPLTPLDWKRRAVKYYPDKIAVIDDEKRFTYREFGKRTNQLSHALMSIGIQKGDHVAVMLPNTHEMLECFYGITQFGAVMVPLNYRLTSDDFAYILNHSDAKALILSAEYAKPIEEIRDQIPNIKHFIVTDQNQFSTRLDALDYESFLAGKADSDIHIEIDENQMITINYTSGTTSRPKGVMMTHRGNYMNAADFLYHLRIHHDDVYLHTLPMFHANGWGGVWAITAAGGTHVCLRKVDAKRILELFQKEGVSSLCGAPTVVNMMVNAPEAKDIKLSVRPRMGTAGSPPPAALIQKAQELLGLEMIHVYGLTETSPFILYCEWPRRFESLSADEQADIKARQGIEMVFNGETKVVRPEDGREVEWNGKEIGEIVTRGNVVMEGYYKQPEATANAIKDGWFYSGDLAVVHPDGYVEILDRSKDIIISGGENISSTEVEGVIYKHPAVLEAAVIAVPDEKWGEVPKAIIVLKEGSTLTEQELIQFCRDRMAHFKCPKSVDFVDSLPRTATGKLQKFRLREKYWQGNRRVN, from the coding sequence ATGATTACCCCATTGACTCCGCTTGATTGGAAACGGAGAGCGGTTAAGTATTATCCTGACAAAATCGCCGTCATTGACGACGAGAAGCGGTTTACATATCGGGAGTTCGGGAAACGAACCAACCAGTTGTCCCATGCTTTGATGTCGATTGGCATTCAAAAAGGCGACCATGTCGCCGTGATGCTGCCGAATACGCATGAGATGCTGGAATGTTTCTATGGAATTACGCAGTTTGGCGCGGTGATGGTCCCGCTGAATTATCGGTTAACCTCGGACGACTTCGCGTATATTTTGAATCACAGCGATGCCAAAGCGTTGATTCTGTCTGCCGAATACGCCAAACCGATCGAGGAGATTCGCGATCAAATTCCAAATATCAAGCACTTTATCGTAACCGATCAGAATCAGTTTTCGACCAGGCTGGATGCTTTGGACTACGAATCGTTTCTGGCAGGCAAAGCGGATTCGGATATTCACATCGAAATTGACGAAAATCAAATGATCACGATCAATTATACGAGCGGGACCACCTCCCGACCGAAAGGCGTTATGATGACACACCGCGGAAACTATATGAACGCGGCCGATTTTCTCTATCATTTGCGTATTCATCATGATGATGTGTACCTGCATACGCTGCCCATGTTCCATGCGAACGGATGGGGCGGCGTGTGGGCGATCACGGCAGCCGGGGGTACCCATGTTTGCCTGCGAAAAGTGGATGCGAAACGAATACTCGAACTGTTCCAGAAAGAAGGCGTCAGTTCCTTGTGTGGCGCCCCGACGGTTGTTAACATGATGGTCAACGCACCGGAAGCGAAAGATATCAAGCTGTCTGTTCGCCCTCGCATGGGAACAGCTGGGTCGCCTCCGCCGGCCGCATTGATTCAAAAAGCGCAGGAACTGCTCGGACTTGAAATGATTCATGTCTACGGGCTGACTGAAACGTCGCCGTTTATTCTGTACTGCGAATGGCCCCGCCGTTTCGAATCGCTGTCGGCTGACGAGCAGGCCGATATCAAAGCAAGACAGGGGATTGAAATGGTGTTTAATGGCGAAACGAAAGTGGTGCGTCCAGAGGATGGAAGGGAAGTGGAATGGAACGGCAAGGAAATCGGCGAGATTGTGACCCGGGGCAATGTTGTGATGGAAGGTTATTACAAACAGCCGGAAGCAACCGCAAACGCGATCAAGGATGGTTGGTTCTATTCGGGCGACCTGGCGGTCGTGCATCCGGACGGCTATGTGGAGATTTTGGACCGATCGAAAGATATCATTATCTCCGGCGGAGAAAATATTTCCTCGACCGAAGTGGAAGGCGTCATTTACAAACACCCGGCCGTATTGGAAGCGGCCGTTATCGCTGTCCCTGATGAAAAATGGGGAGAGGTGCCGAAAGCCATCATCGTCCTGAAGGAAGGTTCTACTCTGACCGAGCAGGAATTGATTCAATTCTGCCGGGACAGAATGGCACATTTTAAATGCCCAAAATCGGTTGATTTCGTCGATTCGCTGCCGCGCACCGCAACCGGAAAGCTGCAAAAGTTTCGTCTGCGGGAAAAGTACTGGCAAGGCAACAGGCGGGTGAATTAA
- a CDS encoding glycosyltransferase family 2 protein, with translation MSYRRIRGLVSVVVPAYNSARYIRTCINSLVKQSYPHIEIIIVNDASSDRTANVIQNWKKSTGARLASRGRIAVAVLPRNTGFSGAITMGMFLSEGEFIAIQDADDLSHPDRFKKQVQFLRDHPEVGLVGTNYAAFKSGSFKNQEIANWIRFGNEIKETYAAGGHCICHGTIMFRGSIFDQIGGPTRRIEGAEDYEFIVRCIENGITVENLPDVLYYYRNHALQRSRKYFGKTEKKGRWK, from the coding sequence ATGTCTTATCGAAGGATACGAGGCCTTGTCAGCGTTGTTGTACCCGCCTACAACAGTGCGCGTTATATTCGAACTTGTATAAACAGTCTTGTAAAGCAAAGCTACCCCCATATTGAAATTATTATCGTAAATGACGCTTCTTCTGATAGGACAGCTAACGTTATCCAAAATTGGAAGAAATCAACCGGTGCACGTCTTGCCTCCAGAGGGCGGATTGCTGTGGCTGTCTTACCTCGAAATACCGGATTTTCCGGTGCCATTACGATGGGAATGTTTCTGTCTGAGGGAGAATTTATCGCCATTCAGGACGCTGACGATTTATCCCACCCGGATCGGTTTAAAAAACAGGTACAGTTTCTACGCGACCATCCTGAAGTCGGATTGGTGGGAACCAACTATGCTGCGTTTAAAAGCGGATCTTTTAAAAATCAGGAGATAGCGAATTGGATCAGGTTCGGGAATGAAATAAAAGAGACATATGCAGCAGGGGGCCACTGCATTTGTCATGGAACCATTATGTTCCGGGGAAGCATCTTCGATCAAATCGGAGGTCCTACAAGACGCATCGAAGGAGCGGAAGACTACGAATTCATTGTTAGATGTATCGAAAACGGGATAACTGTCGAAAATCTTCCGGACGTACTGTATTATTACCGAAACCACGCCCTCCAACGGTCAAGAAAATACTTCGGTAAAACAGAAAAAAAGGGTAGATGGAAATGA
- a CDS encoding glycosyltransferase — protein sequence MKQKSTSVLMILDGFYVGGTETHVLTIANELVKSGKKVVIAGKTGPLYKSFQDIGCRVYAIDFRVDNTVLDEARKEADIVLKKIVQTERINIIHGHQTTSTRRVLSVVRELKIPLVFTVHGTYEDIQVLQDIKEMGAAIISVSVPIKDWLKRYAIPSILIPNGIDVKEYRPLKKPGLRKQLGIPAHVPIALYASRLAWEKADICEQFIRACETLRKRHFPSLHVLIVGSGQHADNIKNLVADIQKNKKRKFIHFLGERRDMASLYSISTCVVGTGRVALEAMACARPVVAVGRHGFFGVLYPKLLHKGWNYYFGDHNSLQPCSSAMLAGHLYAVLSAPASRRTIFGKRGRQFIINNFTITRSARQLATVYRRCLRKQ from the coding sequence ATGAAGCAGAAAAGCACCAGTGTTTTAATGATTCTGGATGGCTTTTATGTTGGGGGAACAGAAACCCATGTGCTCACGATCGCCAACGAGCTGGTGAAAAGCGGAAAAAAAGTTGTAATAGCGGGTAAAACTGGACCTTTATATAAGTCTTTTCAAGACATTGGCTGCCGCGTGTACGCTATTGATTTTCGGGTCGATAACACTGTTCTCGATGAAGCACGGAAAGAGGCGGACATTGTATTAAAAAAGATCGTGCAGACAGAACGCATCAACATTATTCACGGTCACCAGACAACATCCACTCGACGCGTTCTGTCGGTAGTGAGAGAATTGAAGATTCCTCTTGTATTCACCGTACACGGCACCTATGAGGACATCCAAGTCCTGCAGGATATAAAGGAAATGGGAGCTGCTATCATCAGTGTGAGCGTCCCCATCAAAGACTGGCTGAAGCGGTATGCCATTCCGTCCATCCTGATCCCAAATGGAATCGATGTCAAGGAATATCGGCCACTGAAAAAGCCCGGATTACGAAAACAGCTTGGAATTCCCGCACATGTCCCGATCGCCCTTTACGCAAGCCGGTTAGCCTGGGAAAAGGCGGATATATGCGAACAATTTATTCGCGCGTGCGAGACACTACGCAAAAGACATTTTCCATCCCTGCATGTGCTCATTGTGGGGAGTGGGCAGCACGCTGATAACATTAAAAACCTGGTGGCCGATATCCAAAAAAATAAAAAAAGAAAGTTTATCCACTTTCTCGGTGAGCGCAGAGACATGGCCTCTCTTTATTCGATCAGTACCTGTGTCGTGGGCACGGGGCGCGTAGCGTTGGAAGCAATGGCATGTGCTCGACCTGTCGTTGCGGTAGGACGCCACGGCTTTTTCGGAGTTTTATATCCTAAACTTCTCCATAAAGGATGGAATTATTATTTTGGGGATCACAACTCCCTGCAACCATGTTCCAGCGCAATGCTTGCCGGTCATTTATACGCCGTTCTCTCTGCTCCTGCAAGCCGCAGGACAATATTTGGAAAACGAGGTCGACAGTTTATCATCAATAACTTTACGATTACGAGATCTGCACGCCAACTGGCTACCGTCTACCGCCGCTGCCTGAGAAAGCAGTGA
- a CDS encoding YcnI family copper-binding membrane protein, translating to MKKRKQIASAILFSASLLLFAGTASAHVTVWPKETKADSYERYTIRVPNEKDNPTTKVRVEFPPGTSIGNVLPVPGWTYEFEKDSEGRFKAITWTATAGGIKPNEFVEFGLSGKNPKDPGTLSWKSYQTYSDNSVVEWTGAPDSKTPAPVVTVSADTKAGDQQQQENAAAPGAKTESSTSGNTWPYVLSSAALLLSLVSLFRKKT from the coding sequence ATGAAGAAACGCAAACAGATCGCATCCGCCATCCTTTTCTCCGCCAGCCTTCTCCTGTTCGCAGGCACTGCGAGCGCGCATGTGACCGTCTGGCCGAAAGAGACGAAAGCGGATTCTTATGAGCGGTATACGATTCGTGTGCCGAATGAGAAAGACAATCCGACAACCAAAGTTCGTGTTGAATTTCCACCGGGAACCAGCATCGGAAATGTACTGCCCGTACCCGGTTGGACCTATGAATTTGAAAAAGATTCGGAAGGCCGCTTTAAGGCGATCACTTGGACAGCAACTGCCGGCGGCATTAAACCGAATGAATTTGTCGAATTCGGCCTATCCGGCAAGAATCCGAAGGATCCTGGAACACTGTCGTGGAAGTCGTATCAAACCTATTCGGACAACTCTGTCGTGGAGTGGACAGGCGCTCCAGATTCCAAGACACCCGCTCCCGTCGTAACGGTCTCTGCAGATACAAAAGCGGGAGATCAGCAGCAGCAAGAGAATGCAGCCGCACCAGGGGCAAAAACGGAATCGTCAACAAGCGGCAACACGTGGCCTTATGTTCTTTCCAGCGCAGCACTCCTCCTGTCGCTCGTTTCTTTATTCCGAAAAAAAACGTAG
- a CDS encoding copper resistance CopC/CopD family protein, whose translation MKRFSLWLISLGLLLCLFPSSAFAHANLITSSPESGEIVQQSPQKIIMDFSEPLELETVGLYLQDRTGKKIPVTELKLTPGNARELYAKLPPLAEGTYVLVAGILAVGFIVSGITYSTDLPNSFLGSVFGEGKWYLLKQAPLVAMLAVQLILLLLLAIPGMVESWYPILWGLLVCANELGGHAWGIEPLWLALASRALHLAALSLWLGALTYLGLTMIWKTIDGQNLDRQTFRPFFVQTAALSAIFTIGSGLFMMFLQTDWTTLTAALSSWTFLLVLKIVLVLAMLLLALRQTLQWRKDAPSLSQTLLG comes from the coding sequence ATGAAACGGTTCTCGCTTTGGCTAATAAGTCTGGGGCTGTTGCTTTGCTTGTTTCCTTCTTCGGCATTCGCCCATGCAAATCTGATCACATCTTCCCCTGAAAGCGGGGAAATTGTGCAGCAAAGCCCGCAAAAAATCATTATGGATTTCAGTGAACCGCTGGAATTAGAAACCGTCGGCTTGTATCTGCAGGATCGCACGGGAAAAAAGATACCGGTAACCGAATTAAAACTGACCCCCGGCAATGCCCGGGAGCTTTACGCCAAACTTCCGCCTCTGGCAGAGGGGACGTACGTTCTGGTCGCGGGCATTCTTGCGGTCGGTTTCATCGTGTCAGGCATCACCTATTCTACAGATTTGCCGAATTCGTTTCTGGGCTCGGTATTTGGCGAAGGAAAATGGTACTTGCTCAAACAGGCACCTCTTGTGGCAATGCTGGCCGTTCAATTGATCCTGCTTCTGCTGCTGGCAATCCCCGGTATGGTGGAAAGCTGGTACCCGATCCTGTGGGGACTTTTGGTTTGTGCGAACGAGCTCGGAGGACACGCCTGGGGAATTGAGCCGCTCTGGCTGGCGCTTGCTTCCCGCGCTTTACATCTGGCAGCCTTATCCCTCTGGTTGGGTGCATTGACCTATCTGGGCCTGACTATGATTTGGAAAACAATCGATGGTCAGAATCTGGACCGGCAAACATTTCGCCCTTTTTTTGTGCAAACAGCGGCACTGTCTGCCATATTCACGATTGGTTCCGGTCTGTTTATGATGTTTTTGCAGACCGATTGGACAACGCTTACCGCAGCTCTCAGTTCTTGGACTTTCTTACTGGTTTTAAAAATCGTTCTGGTGCTCGCCATGCTTCTGCTGGCGTTAAGGCAGACACTGCAATGGAGAAAAGATGCGCCTTCCCTCTCCCAAACCTTATTGGGCTAG
- a CDS encoding sensor histidine kinase, with protein MTYRQTKWLIILVPMLTIELWEFIRHAYLYPYMSMRMGNWLSAIIVLAVTLMLTVGLFKRMENLQEELNRERAEKAILVERERIARELHDGIAQSLFLVSVKLHKLEESSLAESEPFQSLKKTIRRVYDDVRQAIANLRVPPLTDSAQWSHSIQSLIQNFENDTSLSVSLDWDFERDMLTPKEKVEMTACLREALMNIRKHANASRVWIRFSNDGLGWRLLVEDDGGGISEDPFANPSCYGLRMMRERADEPIAKLQKSYLYRKIR; from the coding sequence ATGACCTACAGACAAACCAAGTGGTTGATCATCCTTGTTCCTATGCTGACGATAGAATTATGGGAATTTATCAGACACGCTTATTTATATCCATATATGTCCATGCGAATGGGAAACTGGCTGTCGGCCATCATTGTTTTGGCTGTTACTCTCATGCTGACCGTCGGGCTGTTTAAGAGAATGGAAAATCTGCAGGAGGAACTGAATCGGGAACGAGCCGAAAAAGCGATTTTGGTCGAGCGGGAAAGAATCGCACGTGAACTGCATGATGGCATCGCCCAATCCCTTTTCCTGGTATCGGTAAAATTGCATAAGTTGGAGGAATCTTCTCTTGCAGAATCGGAGCCGTTTCAAAGCCTTAAGAAGACGATTCGCCGTGTCTATGACGATGTCAGACAAGCGATAGCCAATTTGCGAGTTCCTCCCCTCACAGATTCTGCACAATGGAGCCATTCGATTCAATCCTTGATACAAAATTTCGAGAACGACACAAGCTTGTCAGTGTCTCTCGATTGGGATTTTGAAAGAGATATGTTAACTCCGAAAGAAAAAGTGGAAATGACCGCATGTCTGCGGGAAGCCTTGATGAACATACGGAAACACGCAAATGCCAGCCGGGTATGGATTCGGTTTTCCAATGATGGGTTGGGGTGGCGTCTGCTGGTGGAAGATGATGGGGGCGGAATCAGTGAGGATCCGTTTGCGAATCCTTCTTGCTATGGGCTTCGCATGATGAGAGAGCGGGCGGACGAACCAATCGCGAAATTGCAGAAGAGCTATTTATATCGGAAAATACGGTAA
- a CDS encoding DNA alkylation repair protein codes for MATPYLCPACRTNRTKFAVIEQVPQYVKLDPDTGNTVELLDAASIDPLHIPYKGSLRRVQCGVCGLLDDEQTFAATARNHPRGR; via the coding sequence ATGGCTACTCCTTACCTTTGTCCCGCTTGCCGGACGAATCGCACAAAATTCGCCGTGATCGAACAAGTTCCGCAATATGTAAAATTGGATCCCGATACAGGCAACACCGTTGAACTGTTGGATGCGGCCAGTATCGATCCGCTTCATATCCCGTATAAAGGAAGTCTGCGCCGCGTGCAGTGCGGCGTTTGCGGATTGCTCGACGATGAACAGACCTTTGCCGCAACCGCCCGCAACCATCCACGCGGACGCTAA
- a CDS encoding haloacid dehalogenase type II, giving the protein MAQPQVKALIFDTFGTLVDYRTTIIREGAAWNQKKGWTVDWAKFADEWRGQYRPNMDKVMRGELPWMNIDQLHRMALEELLPKYGINDLSEAEKTELNTIWHRLLPWGDTVMGLTYLGMRYTIAPLSNGNVALLSNMAKHARLPWDLILSAELAKAYKPDPRVYQTAVNLLGLQPEQVMMVAAHQEDLLGAQKVGLKTAFILRPLEFGWSAIPDLTPDPSFDVVANDIVDLARQLDCC; this is encoded by the coding sequence ATGGCGCAGCCGCAAGTGAAAGCATTAATCTTTGATACGTTTGGAACGTTGGTCGATTACCGTACGACCATCATTCGGGAAGGGGCCGCATGGAATCAAAAAAAGGGCTGGACTGTCGATTGGGCAAAATTTGCCGATGAGTGGCGCGGTCAGTATCGGCCGAATATGGACAAGGTGATGCGAGGCGAGCTGCCGTGGATGAACATTGATCAGTTGCACCGGATGGCGTTGGAGGAACTGCTGCCCAAATACGGGATCAACGATCTTTCGGAAGCCGAAAAAACGGAATTGAATACCATTTGGCATCGTCTGCTGCCATGGGGCGACACGGTTATGGGCCTTACGTATCTCGGCATGCGGTATACAATTGCCCCCTTGTCAAACGGAAACGTTGCCTTGCTAAGCAACATGGCCAAACATGCGAGGTTGCCGTGGGATTTGATACTATCAGCAGAACTGGCGAAAGCGTACAAGCCGGACCCCCGTGTCTATCAAACGGCGGTTAATCTGCTTGGCCTGCAGCCTGAACAGGTAATGATGGTCGCAGCACATCAAGAGGACCTGCTTGGCGCACAAAAAGTCGGCCTTAAAACCGCCTTTATCTTGCGTCCGCTCGAATTTGGCTGGTCAGCGATTCCTGATCTGACGCCCGACCCTTCTTTTGACGTAGTGGCCAATGACATAGTCGATTTGGCGAGACAGCTAGACTGTTGTTGA
- a CDS encoding ThiF family adenylyltransferase: protein MIKEQFKRNIGILSEEEVEKLQNTTIAIAGCGCIGGFSAELLARIGVGSLKLADPDVFDVSNINRQCAATYQTVGMNKVDALRNHLLSINPELRIDSYTEGVNPQNVADFVEGSDYVIDAIDYFSFPDAVALHRAAREKELFVTTAVALGFGTSVLTFSPHKTTLEEYVGIPVDLPIEELQGKTFPASGYTNNLPNYATPEKIMGWLEEKSIPTISVGQALGPGILVSQLILHLLGRRPPTLVPDSYQLQFE, encoded by the coding sequence ATGATTAAAGAGCAGTTCAAGCGGAACATCGGGATTTTGTCGGAAGAGGAAGTCGAAAAACTGCAAAATACCACCATTGCGATTGCAGGCTGCGGATGCATTGGCGGATTTTCGGCAGAACTGCTTGCCAGAATAGGGGTCGGAAGTTTAAAACTGGCAGATCCTGATGTGTTTGATGTATCGAACATTAACCGGCAATGTGCAGCAACCTATCAAACGGTGGGCATGAATAAAGTCGATGCGTTACGAAACCATCTGCTCTCGATTAACCCTGAGTTGAGAATCGATTCTTATACAGAGGGGGTAAACCCGCAGAACGTGGCCGATTTTGTGGAAGGCAGCGATTATGTGATTGACGCCATTGATTATTTTTCATTTCCGGATGCGGTTGCTTTGCATCGGGCTGCAAGGGAGAAAGAGTTGTTCGTCACAACTGCTGTAGCATTGGGGTTTGGGACATCTGTGTTGACGTTTTCACCGCATAAAACAACGCTTGAGGAGTACGTGGGAATTCCTGTCGATCTCCCGATTGAAGAACTGCAGGGAAAAACCTTCCCGGCTTCCGGTTATACCAATAACCTGCCGAATTATGCGACGCCTGAAAAAATCATGGGGTGGCTGGAGGAAAAATCGATTCCGACGATCAGCGTAGGACAAGCTTTAGGTCCTGGGATTCTGGTTTCCCAATTGATCCTGCACTTGCTCGGGCGGAGACCACCGACGTTAGTGCCTGATTCCTATCAGTTGCAATTTGAATAA
- a CDS encoding N-acyl amino acid synthase FeeM domain-containing protein encodes MENQNYVFSHATGELRDKAIKLHFERYREVGFFKRDEVDPYEKESTYFVAQTKENSNVVGVIRLIRKELNELPTLQHFEIFDIERLKLSKLDRSQYAEISAFAKIPQHDVGLGLIRAAFRYSEHFGITHWVCCVDERVHKYLTRVFHFPFKVIGVPKTYLGSVSIPCYLYFPELHESVKQYRPSLYQFMTSESNYKEMVK; translated from the coding sequence ATGGAAAACCAAAACTATGTATTTAGTCACGCCACTGGGGAGCTGCGTGACAAGGCAATCAAACTGCATTTTGAAAGATACCGGGAGGTTGGCTTTTTCAAAAGGGATGAGGTTGATCCCTACGAGAAAGAGTCAACGTATTTTGTCGCACAGACAAAAGAAAATTCGAATGTTGTTGGCGTAATCCGACTTATTCGAAAAGAGTTGAATGAACTGCCCACGCTGCAGCACTTTGAAATATTTGATATTGAAAGACTGAAACTGTCGAAACTGGATCGAAGCCAATACGCCGAAATCAGCGCTTTCGCCAAAATCCCCCAACATGATGTGGGATTGGGGCTGATCCGAGCCGCTTTTCGTTATTCGGAGCATTTTGGAATTACTCACTGGGTCTGTTGTGTGGATGAGAGGGTCCATAAATATTTAACGCGCGTTTTCCACTTTCCATTTAAGGTGATTGGCGTCCCGAAAACATACCTGGGTTCTGTATCCATTCCCTGCTATTTATATTTTCCGGAACTGCATGAAAGTGTTAAACAATATCGTCCTTCCTTATACCAATTTATGACATCTGAATCGAACTACAAGGAGATGGTAAAATGA
- a CDS encoding HD-GYP domain-containing protein, whose product MPVSSDSIDVANRILLYFILATYSYLLFKTLFENYNKQVTVVTEALETTIEQVVASFIVAIEAKDQYTFGHSERVSLYAVEMAKTLREYEDDNKLKTLRLSGLMHDVGKINIPESILTKPDKLTPEEYELIKTHTVVGARMVEKITGLGPLKNGVLYHHERWDGRGYPAELQGEEIPLDARILAIADAFDAMTSSRAYRDALSFHEAFNRLKEARGTQFDPKLIDCLESVRFQWLQIYNESQFSLDDLEKLTDFL is encoded by the coding sequence ATGCCAGTATCATCCGATTCGATTGATGTAGCCAACCGTATTTTGCTGTATTTTATTTTAGCTACCTACAGTTACTTGTTATTTAAAACTCTTTTCGAAAACTATAACAAACAGGTAACGGTGGTTACAGAAGCGCTGGAAACCACGATTGAACAAGTGGTGGCCAGTTTTATTGTGGCCATTGAAGCAAAAGATCAATATACGTTCGGACATAGTGAGCGGGTAAGCCTCTATGCGGTGGAAATGGCAAAGACACTGCGGGAATATGAAGATGATAACAAATTAAAAACGCTTCGACTGAGCGGTTTAATGCATGATGTCGGGAAAATCAATATTCCGGAATCCATACTTACCAAACCGGATAAGTTAACACCGGAAGAATATGAACTGATCAAGACGCATACGGTGGTCGGGGCTCGAATGGTAGAGAAGATCACCGGGTTGGGGCCGCTTAAGAACGGGGTGTTGTATCACCATGAACGTTGGGATGGCAGGGGGTATCCGGCGGAACTGCAAGGGGAAGAAATTCCTTTGGATGCCCGCATACTTGCCATTGCAGATGCCTTTGATGCCATGACCTCTTCAAGAGCTTACCGGGATGCTTTGTCCTTTCACGAAGCGTTTAATCGGTTAAAAGAGGCAAGGGGGACGCAGTTTGATCCGAAACTGATCGATTGTTTGGAATCGGTTCGCTTTCAATGGCTTCAGATCTACAATGAATCGCAGTTTTCTTTGGATGATTTAGAGAAACTTACGGATTTCTTATAA
- a CDS encoding DUF1294 domain-containing protein, with amino-acid sequence MDHWREFLLLVWNGYALLLMGYDKRQAKHKSRRVPENRLFAIAAVGGAVGIWIGMYGFRHKTKHPSFVFGIPLLVILNLFVWVYLLRFLR; translated from the coding sequence ATGGATCATTGGAGAGAATTCCTGTTGCTTGTGTGGAATGGGTATGCTCTGCTTCTGATGGGGTACGACAAACGGCAGGCGAAACACAAGAGTCGCCGGGTGCCTGAGAATCGCCTGTTTGCGATTGCGGCGGTTGGGGGCGCAGTGGGAATCTGGATCGGAATGTATGGGTTTCGTCATAAAACGAAGCATCCATCTTTCGTATTCGGGATTCCGCTTTTGGTTATCCTCAATCTGTTCGTATGGGTCTATCTGTTGCGTTTTTTACGATGA